In Rhodamnia argentea isolate NSW1041297 chromosome 5, ASM2092103v1, whole genome shotgun sequence, the DNA window ATACGATAACTGGTATATACGGGACCGGATTGCTTTCAGGTGGATTTTAAGCATGACAACCGATTCAATTGTGGGTCATTTATCTAGTATGAACATCTCTCATGCCGTGTGGAATTTCTTTTCTGCATCTTTTGCTGCCCAAAACAATGCGCGAGCTACCCAATTACAGCTGCAACTTCGGGCGATGCGGAAAAGTTATCAAACCATGGCCGAATTCCTTCAACAAGCTACTTTTATATCTGATCAATTGGCCTCCATTGGTGAGATCATCTCACTACAAGGGTACCGAATGCATATCTTCCGAGGCCTAGGAGCGGAGTTTCAAAGCTTGGCTATTGCAATTTCGATTCACACTCAGCATCAACAAATGATCAAGGAGTCTTTTCATGGCCTTCTCTTGGCTCATGAAGCACCGTTGGAGCTCCAGGAACCACAAACCACCCAACCAGCTGCCTTTGTCTCGTACAACACCAGCTTGGGCAAAAATTCACGTTCACAGCATGGCCACACTTTCAATTTCAACAGCCCCAACTCAAATATGGGGCAACAGAAGAATCTTAATCCTCATGGACAGCAGCCCAACTTCAATAATCCAGGCAACTCTCAGCACCGAAATTTCAATGGCAACAAAAATCAAAGACGTAGCAATGTGAGGTGTCAGATTTGCAATCACCCAGGACACAATGTCGTTGCTTGTCACAATCGGTTGAACCAACTATTTGGGTTTTTTGGAAGCTACACGCACCAGCAATAGTCACTTCCACCACAAGTTCAATTGGCTGAGATACCTCCTCCACCATCGGTGCTTTCTCTTGATGCCTGATATCTCGACTTGTGTGCCACACATCACATTACCAACAATCCTCATAAGCTGTCCTCAACTCAGCCATATTGTGGCACTCAGCAAGTCACCATAGATAATGTGTTAAGTCTTCCCATCACTCATACAGGTACCCTTATTACCCGTGACTTCCGGATGTTTAACATCATAGTCGTTCCTTCTATCACTAAGAACTTAATTTCTGGTCGTCAATTCTCTGCTGAAAATTCatgtgattttattttctcaCCGAATCGCTTCTTTGTGAAGTGCCGTCGTACATGCGGGATCCTTCTCCAGCGGTACATTAATCAAGGCCTCTACTCTCATCATTGTCACCTACGTCTCCAATCTGCTTTGTTTCTCAACCGGAGTCACTCACCCATTGGCATCATCATCTTCGTCATGCCATATTTCCTACTATTTGAAGAATCTTCAATAATTCATTAAGTCATGTTCCAGTTTGCTCGGCTTGTCTTTCCAGCAAGAGTCATAAACAATCTCATCCACCAACAACTAATAGATCCAAGGGTCCCTTAGAACTAGTTCACTTTGATGTCCCGGGGCCTGCTCCTATCACATCatcccaaaataataaatactaTGTGTGTTTACGGATGATTACTCTaaattttcttggttttttctttttcactctcGCGACCTGTTCTTATTCATTGTCACTGTTTTCCTCACCTATGTTGAAAATCAACTCAACGCTAAGGTCAAAGCTTTTCAATCTAACCGTGCGGGAGAATTTATCTTTGCACCATTTGTTCAATTATTGCAAGCAAAAGGTATTTTTCACGGGACGTCTTGTCCACGCCTACCTCTTTAGAATGGCTCGGCTAAGTGCAAACATTGCTACATAGTTGAAATGGGACTCGCGATGCTCTATCATGCTTTCGCCCCTATCATTATCGGGACTTTGCCTTTGAAGCAGCTATACACATTATCAATCGATCGCCCACATCGGTTCCATAGAATAAATTACCATGTGAGATCTAATTTCATATGGTTGCATCTATTGCACATCTCAGAGGTTTTGGCTGCACGGTGTATCCCAATCTTCGACCCTATGCAAAGAACAAACCGCAACCATAGTCACACCAGTGCTTTTTCTTATGCTACCCATCGGGATACAAAGGATACCGGTGTTATTCCCTCCAGCATCGATGGTTCTACATTGTTGCCGATGTAGTGTTTGACAAATTAGATATCCCTTATGCGCAACATTTCGCAATTATCTTTGGAGGCCGTCGCAACAATTCAACCGCTTTTTTATGCTGAGTTATCCGGAACTCCTCTGCCACAGCAACCACCGCGTGAGTCATGCTCTCCCTCTAATTGCTATTTGCGATCTGGAAATTCCTTGCGGTAGAATTAGCGCGGTTCGGGTGTGTTCAAAACCTCATTGGATGAACCCGCCGATGGGTCTCCCTCAGAGTCCGCAGCTTCACCAATCTTGCCAGCAGCTTCTCCGCCGAATTCAGCTTAGCCGACACATCCTATGGTGACACGCCTTCGTGATGGCACTTTAGCTCGGAGACATATCCACACCGATCACACTTATGCGTTGGCCACCTCTGTATCAGATTTTGTCACACTTTCTTGCTTTAGTCAAGCTATGAAAGATGCAAATTGGCTTGCAGCTATGGCGGTCGAATACACTAccctcataaaaaattagacCTAGACATTAGTGTCTCCTCCTACGAATTGTAAACccattggctgcaaatgggtcTTCTGGATTAAGTTTCGTGCCGATAATTCTCTTGAGCGGTATAAAGCTCAATTGGTTGCAAAGAGATTCCATCAACAAGAAGGCATCGACCACAATGAGACTTTCAGCCCTGTCATCAAGCATGTGACGGTTCACACTATTTTCTCTGTTGCCTTTTTTCATGGGTGGCAAGTTCGATAGCTTGATGTGAAGAACACCTTTCTTCATGGTCACCTAACGGAAGAAATTTTCATGGAGCAGCCCCATGGCTTTATTGAATATGCTCATCCCTGCTATGTCCGCAAATTACAATGGTCTctttatggtctcaaacaaGCTCCTCGTGCCTGGTATCAACGCCTCGATGCTTTTTTGGTTTAGCTGCGCTTCATTCCTTCGATTGTTGATTCCTCACTCTTTATTCTTCATACAGCTCAGCATAGTATCTTCCTTTtggtttatgttgatgacattattGTCACTGGGCTAATGCGCACTTGTTGGCTTTCATTAAATCTCTGTAGCAGGAATTTTCTATTAAGATCCGGGAGAGCTTGATTACTTTCTTGGCATCGAAATACAATGGATAGACCGAGGCATTATTCTCCATCAGGCTAAATATGTTGCAGATTTACTTATGCGGGCCAAAATGACCAAGGCTCGTCCTGTTTCCGTGCTATGTACCACTTTGGTCGGTGCCTCGTCTGCTCATCTTGGTGCACCCTTCTCCGATCCACCACTATATTGCAGCATTGTAAGGGCTCTACAGTATCTCACGTATACTCGCCCGGCTATCGTATATGCTGTCAACACTGCTTGTTAGTTCATGCATTCTCCCAATAAGATCCATTGGCAATTTATTAAAAGGATCCTTCGTTTCATCAAAGGCACCGAACATCATGGTATTTTCTTCACTTCCATCTCTTCTTTTTAGCTGCATGCCTTTTCCGATGCGGGATGGGCTAGTGCTCCAGATACTCATCGCTCTGTTGGGGAGTTTGGCATCTTCTTGGGTTCAAATCTCGTTTCATGGAGCTCCCACAAACAACGGACCATTGCCCCATCCAAGATCGAAGCTGAGTTTAAGTGTCTTGTCGACACCACTGCAGAACTTATCTGGATAGAAGCTCTGCCACGCGATCTTCATGTTCGTCTACCCGCTCCTCCTGTTTTTGCTGTCTATCTTCTTGGTAATCCCATCTTCCATGCTCGCACTAAACATGTAGAGATTGACTACCACTTTGTGCGCGAGCGTGTGACCAAGAATAGCTTCATGTTTAATACATCTCCACTCATGATCAACCAGCCCACATCTTCACTAAAGGTCTCTCCAATCGTCGGTTCCCTTTTCTTGGGATCAAGCTTACCATGACCCCTACCACATCGGCTTGCGGGTGCATGTTAGACAGCAAGGCTACAGCTCAGCAGAGATTTCCTCCATGATTATTTTCCTGTGTTAgagataaaaatatatttaggagattttgccttgattttgatttggtgTAATTGCTATTTTGTTATTCGTTACTTTAGATAGTTAATctttaaagcctataaataggcacaTGTACATTTCATTAGTGATGTacaaaatattataaaacaCAATATATGGCTACCTTTATCCACAACTCTTGTTGCCTTACGATATTAATTTCTTAAGGTTTTTCGGGGTCAACAAGTCGATTGGGTCGAGTCGACCCGACCCGGTTAACTCGGTTCGGCATTTCTACTCAAATTGGGCGCCGATTCAACCTATTTCCACCGAATTGATGCTATCAATCAATTCTAGGACATGTCTAAAACCCGGAAATGGTACTTTTTTGTCCAATTGATTTGCTTATCTATAAAACCCCCAAATTGTCAGattgatccgaaaatgatttttgaataaTCCAAATCTCAAACGATCAAATCAAACGGATTCAAACCCACTAATAGATTCAGAATGATGTAGAACTTTGGGCCGTGGTCTTAGATTTGATTGAAATTATCCAAAGAATGATTAATTGCATTTAGAGTGAAAacaagggactaaattgaaaataaaaagtgtaAATAGGTCCTTTTAGccaaaattgctcaattttatAAACAGTTGGAATGAAATGCAATATGAGACATTAAAGGTAAATGTCATGACttggaaaaagtgaaaataaaacataaaaggactcaaattataattttttggccCAATTCGGTGTTTATGTTTATGAAGACTTTTGCAAcccccaaattgaattttccaaattttaaaaggccaaaatgaaaagtgaattaaaataaaaatattggctaatttttttttatttttatgtttttgtggacacaaattttatttttctttattttattttggatattttcctaatatagaaaaataaaaaaaaaagagaaaaatttcaaaaattatttttttttgttcaaaattggttccttaggcttggccaagctTCTAAAgctgattttcaaattttatgaatttttattgtatttttaatgatttttctaaggaaaaagaatgattaaaaatcgagtgttaACCGACACCTTGCAAATATTGAAAAGTTTCAAGTAATTAAAGAACAAGAGACGTGATCTCATATCACgccaaacaatcaattaaagagcAAGGCTGTGGAGATATCCGGCCCTTGATGGTTGCCGCATTTGGAGAGGTGGCCCCCGACCGGGGACGCCGGAGCTGCTAGGAGGCAACTTGGCGCGGAGGAGAATGGTGGTTATGGAAAAACCTAATTATCTTCGTTTAtgctctcttgagaaatcttATCCCGATCTATTCCACTCACtctcctaggattttttttatccgtGTTATATCCCATTTATCCTATGGATAGCTATCTATTAAGCACAGGATATGATAggacatatcatatcccgactcatatcccgacgaccaaacgtagCCTAAATGTTTCTGTCTCCTCCTTTGTTAATCAAGACCAAATCTTCCACTTCTTTCTACCTTTTGACTATTCAATTTTCTAGAAATGGTCACGCATGCAATTTTTTAGGTCGAAAATTGCTATCTATAGATCATTCAATAACTCTGAATAGGTAAAAGAAGATTTCTTCCAATTCAAAGTCTATCATTACTCACAACTTATTGGCAATTACCTGTTTTTTCCACGAAAAAGATAAATGGACCCCAATGAGGATTCCAGGGACCAAAACCACGTTGTTTCCTTTCCCGTGGGCGTCTGTCTGAAGGAAAAACGAGCTAAATGCGCCTTTCTTAGTAGAAAAGTCAAGCAGAATGCTTGAAAAAATTCTACCCAGCTTGGTCCTTATCTAATATGAAACGAGCCTTACGAAATTGGCCGGTGAACCTGTCAAATGAAGATACCATTCACGCAGCTGTCATATTATCAtcaacttttttctttggcGGGGTAGTCTCATTTGGGTGCTCCTCATTCTTTCACTGCTCAGAGTCCCTTTGATCCAAGGAAAATGATGCTTTGGCACTTCTTTGTGATTGTGAATGGGGTCATTCCTTTGTTCTCCTGCTGCACATCCACAGCCGAGCTCATCACGAAGCTCCCCGGTCAGCCAGATGGCATTTCTTTCAAGCAGCACTCGGGTTACATCGCTACGGATTCTCGACTTGGCCATGCTCTGTTCTATTACTTCGTGGAAGCTGATGCTAGCGACCCGCTGTCTTACCCTCTAACCTTGTGGCTCGCCGGCGGTATAGTAGTCCTAACTGCTAATTCAATTACTGCTCTTGCTGTTTGTTTGCCGATTCTGATTGACTTTGGTTTAGGCCCCGGCTGCTCTTCTCTGGGGCAAGGTGCATTCAAGGAGCATGGCCCGTTTCGACCAGCTCGGGACGGAAGCTTGATGAAGAATGAATTCTCCTGGAATAAAGGTACTTCTTTCATCGGTTGATCGATCATGTTGTAAATGGAATGGACTCTTGACAAGTTGTTAAGGTTATTTATGCTCATTCGATTGCAATTTCGGTAGCGTCGAACATGCTGTACGTAGAATCCCCCATCTCAGTTGGGTTTTCATACTCGAATACGACTGTGGACTACGCCGATTGGAAAGATGCAGATACCGGTACATCTCAGCTGTTCCTAACGAATTTCCTTTGCGTCATGAGAACTTAGCGGCCTTCATATTTGTAGTAAGATGGACATCTTTTCGCATTGCAGCCAGAGAAAACATGCAGTTCCTTCTCGGTTGGTTCAAAGAATATCCGAAATATAGAGACTCCGATTTCTATATAGCGGGGGAGAGCTATGCTGGTAAGTGTCGGAACTCCTCGTCTCTTGGTCTCGCTATGGATGTGATTGCAAATTCTGACTTGTTCGTCTCCAATTTGATATACTAATCTTCCTTCCAAACGAACTAATCTCTATAGAACATTGTTGTAGGCCACTATGTGCCGCCGTTTGCAGCTCTGGTAGTGGATCACAACAAGCATTCCCATGCGAATCCGATCAAGCTTAGGGGGATAGCGGTTAACAGTTCCCCTCTCCATTGGATTACGCGTTCTTCAGTTTGGCAACTTTTTTTCGTTTGATTTTCAAGTTTACTACCTGACCGAAAaaaatctccttttctttctgacGACGCAGCTCGGCAACCCACTTCTGGATATTCAGATTAGTATAGATGGCGCCAATTTTTTGTGGTCCCACGGGGTCATTTCGGATGAGACATTGAAGTTGAAGAAGACGGTGTGCAACGACTCTAGGTACTGGATGGAACGATTCCAGTTCCATGGCAAACTTTCGAGGGAATGCGCCGAGGTATCAGCGAAGCAGGCGGAGGAAATGGGGAATTTCACTGATCCATTTGATGTGCTCGGACCTCACTGCTTCTTGGGGACTACTGCGGTGCGATCGGCTGCAAGTAGTTTGTGGGATGCGTACCATGCTAAAGTGAGTTCGACTCTGTCCAAGATCTTGCCTAGTTTCTAGAAGGAAAGAGCCTAGGAACAAAACCACGATAGATAGCACCCTTTTGGTATTGCATCACAGACAATACAATTCAGGGGTTAGGCCTTGATCTGGTTCATTATGTATCGACTTTTCTTGTGAGCAGCTAGCTTCAAGGATGGGGCTTGTCGATCCATGCCTCCAGGATTATATAGTCTTGTACCTCAATAATCCTCGAGTGCAGGAAGCCCTCCATGCGAATAGGACGAAGCTCCCATCGGTTTGGGATATCTGTTCAAGGTTTTTATTGCTCACCTCTGCTCTATTACCTTCCTGATTCAGTCGAAACCGCACGTTCTGTTTCTAAATGTCGTTTCGTGCGGTATGCGGCAGTGCTTTTTCCTTACGCGACACTGGTATAGGCGACAACATCATACCTGTTTTATCGGCTTTAATCAAGGAGCATCTGCGAGTACTCCTCTTCAGGTAAGTCACAGACACGAACGGTCTAATTCCAACATGTTTTGTTCGACGACACCTTGTTCTTGTCGGAAGTATCACGGTATCTGTGCTGCGGAAGCAAGCCTCAAAAGTCATGGATGGACATAAACATCCTTGCGCCGTCATGTAATATATGAACTGATAATGTGGAACTGGGCTGCACGTTGCAGCGGGGATCAAGATTCGAGGATACCATTGACGCAGACGAGAACGATCGCCAACTTGATTGCTCGAGACTTGAAATTCTCATCCTTTGGTGGATATGCACCTTGGTACGACAGAATGCAGGTTAGATTCTCGTCCCgtcttcgtttttctttttcctttttaactcAGACGCATCGCggagtaaaagaaaaggaatgtttCCGTCCATTGTTGAATCTGCTTAGAAGTTTTCCGATCATATATGCATTCTTAACAACATCAGTGACGCTCATGAATCCAGGTTGGTGGATGGACTCAGTCATTTGGAAGgtcaagaaaagggaagaacGTGACTTGCTTGACATTCGCCACAGTCCGAGGAGCGGCTCACGAGGTCCCATACAGTTCGCCGTCGCAAGCTCTCACCTTGTTCAAGGCATTTCTCGATGGATCCTCTCCACCGAAAGTGCCGTTCAAGAACTGATCCGTTCATGGCTCTTGTTAAGAAGAAGCATCATTCTTTCCAGGTCGATCGCTTGAGAATGGAGCTGTCCTCTGTTATACCTTTGATATTCACATCTGAAAGAAGAGTCAATGTCTTCATATCGTATTTCCAGATCCAAGGAAAAAATCGAATGCGAACTACATGTTACAACTACCAGATTCGAGCTTGATGTGATCACAAATTTGACAGGGCCAAAGAGTAATTGCACAATAGATACGCATGCTAAAATGTCGATGCCCAGTAGATATCCTATCCTTAAACTAAAATGTTCCTAGTTTCAAAATAGCGAAGAGTAATTGCGCAATAGATAGGCATGCTATAATCTTTGTACTCCTACACAATTTAGTCATATAGTTGGGATGTTCTGTGCCTATTACTAGTTCTTGCTATCATGTGTATGGACACCGTGCGACGTCTGGAACGTGCGATACTACGATCGATGCTATCACGACCAAATTCGCCTTTCTAGGTTGAAAAGCCAAGCAGAAtgctaaaatagaaaatagtttCTAGCCAGTTGGTCATTGAGAGATTATTTAAGATGAAATGAGCCTTATAAAACCAATTGACTGGTCAATCTGTCAAAGGAAGATTCATTCCCACAGAACTCTTATTTTATCATTAGATCTGTTCTTGGATGGTGTAGTGTCATTTGGAAGCTCCTCAGTTCTTCACTGCTCAGAGTCCTTCGGTCCATGTAAATGATGTTTTGGtacttcattgtgattgtgaaTGGTGTCATTCCTCTGTTCTCCTCCATTACATCAACGGCCGAGCTCATCACTAAGCTCCCTGGTCAGCCAGATGGCGTTTCTTTCGAGCAGCATTCGGGTTACATCGTTACGGATTCTCGGCGTGGCCATGCCCTGTTCTATTACTTCGTGGAAGCCAATGCTAGCGAGCCGCCATCTTACCCATTGACATTGTGGTTCAACGGCGGTATAGTAGTCCTACTGCTAATTCATTATTGCTTGAACTAGTGTTTGCCAGTTCTGATTTACTTTGGTTTAGGCCCCGGCTGCTCCTCTTGGGTTCAGGGCATTCATGGAGCACGGTCCGTTTCGACCAGGTGGGGACGGTGGCTTGATGAAGAACGAATTTTCCTGGAATAACGGTACTTCTTTCACCCACCGATCGATCATCTTGTAATGGAACAGACTCCTGAAAGTTAAGGGTTATTTATGCTCATTCGATTGCAATTTGGGTAGTGTCGAACATGCTGTACGTGGAATCCCCTATCGGAGTCGGGTTTTCATACTTGAACACAACTTTGGACTATGTTGATTGGAAAGATGCAGACACCGGTATATCTGAGTTGTTAGttattttccttcttgtcaAAAGTAATAAGAACTTAGCGGCCTTCGTATTCGTAGTGAGACAGACATCCCTTCGTATTGCAGCCAGAGATAACATGCAGTTCCTTCTCAGTTGGTTCGAAGAATATCCGAAATACAGAGACACAGATCTGTTTTTAGCAGGGGAGAGCTACGCTGGTAATAGTTGAAACTCCGATAGTATCGCGGTCTCTCCATGGACGTGATTGTTGATTCCTATCTGTTCTTCTAAATCTGTTTTGGTATACTAATTTTCCTCCCCAAACTAAACTGTATAGAACATGATTGTAGGCCACTACGTGCCGCAGCTTACTGCTCTGGTGCTGGATTACAATAAGCAGTCCCATGGGAAACCGATCAAGCTTAGGGCGATAGCAGTTAACGATACTTTGCTCGTTTGGATCCTGCGTTTTCAATGGCAGCTTTCTTCGTTCGGTTTTCAATCTTCATCTTCCTTATGTTGATGCAGCTCGGCAACCCACTTCTGGATTTTCAGATTGGTATAGATGGTGCCACATGGTGCCACATTTTTGTGGTCCCACGGCGTCATTTCGGACGAGACATTGAAGCTGAAGGAGACGGCGTGCAACGACTCCAGGTACTTGACAGAACGAATCCACCACAAAATTTCCTTGGAATGCGCTGAGGTGTTTCAGAAGCAGGTGGAGGAAATGGGGAATTTTACCGATCCAGGTGATGTGCTTGAACCTTATTGCTTCTCTGGGACCACCGCGATGACACAATCGGCTTCAAGTAGCGCGTGGGACGCGTACCACGCCAAAGTGAGTTTGACTCTCTGGAAGACCTTTCCTTAAAATTTCATCTGACCCTGCATAGAGCATAAGAATGAAACAGCCTAGGAACAAAAACCATGAGAGCATCCTTATAGTATTGATTCGCAGATAGGACTATTCAGAAGTTAGGCCCTGCCCTGGTTCATCAAGCATTGACTTTTCTTGTCAGCAGCTTGCTCGAAGGATGGTTCTTAGTGATCCGTGCCTCGGGGATTCGATATTTTCGTACCTCAATAAGCCTCGAGTGCAAAAAGCCCTCCATGCCAATACGACAAAGCTCCCATCGGCTTGGCAATTCTGTTCAGGGTCTTTTTTCTCACCTCTGTTCTATTTCCTTCCTAATTCAGTCGGAACCACGCATTCTGTTTCTAAATGTGGTTTCATGTGGCACACGGCAGGCCTCTATCTTATCATGCCGTCGATATGGGCATAGACATCATACCTCGTTTATCGGCCTTAATCGAGGATCATCTGCGAGTCCTCCTCTTTAGGTAAGTCATGGACATGAATCGTCTTATTCCAACAATGTTCCATTCCATGACAACTTCTTCCGGTCAGAAGAATCACTGTCTGTGTTGTGGTGAAACTTGCCTTGAATTCATGAACATAAACATCAGGGTTGCATTACTCCTATCAACTAACAAACGTGAAACTGGGCTGCTCATTGCAGTGGTGATCAAGATTCGAAAATACCGTTGACGCAGACGAGGATGATCGCCAACATGATCGCTCGAGACTAGAATTTCACATCCTTGGGTAAATACGCTCCTTGGTATGACCAAATGCAGGTTAGGTTCTCTTCTTGTGTACGTTTTTCTCTTAAACTCTGACACGCCGTGgtgtaaaggaaaaaaaaattttgtgccCGCCCATTGTTGAACGTGCTTCGAAACTTTCGGATGACCCTATACATTCTCGACAACATTATTGACGCTCATGAATCAGGTCGGTGGATGGACCGAGTCATTTGGTAGgtcaagaagagggaagaatGCGACTCGTTTGACATTCGCCACGGTGAGAGGAGCAGCTCACGAGGTTCCATACACTTCGCCCTCGCAAGCTCTCACCTTGTTCAGAGCATTTCTTGAGGGATCCTCTCTACCGAAAGTGCC includes these proteins:
- the LOC115754601 gene encoding serine carboxypeptidase-like 45, giving the protein MMLWHFFVIVNGVIPLFSCCTSTAELITKLPGQPDGISFKQHSGYIATDSRLGHALFYYFVEADASDPLSYPLTLWLAGGPGCSSLGQGAFKEHGPFRPARDGSLMKNEFSWNKASNMLYVESPISVGFSYSNTTVDYADWKDADTARENMQFLLGWFKEYPKYRDSDFYIAGESYAGHYVPPFAALVVDHNKHSHANPIKLRGIALGNPLLDIQISIDGANFLWSHGVISDETLKLKKTVCNDSRYWMERFQFHGKLSRECAEVSAKQAEEMGNFTDPFDVLGPHCFLGTTAVRSAASSLWDAYHAKLASRMGLVDPCLQDYIVLYLNNPRVQEALHANRTKLPSVWDICSSAFSLRDTGIGDNIIPVLSALIKEHLRVLLFSGDQDSRIPLTQTRTIANLIARDLKFSSFGGYAPWYDRMQVGGWTQSFGRSRKGKNVTCLTFATVRGAAHEVPYSSPSQALTLFKAFLDGSSPPKVPFKN